attccaaaatggactgggctttagagctttataagccgcgtcgaatgccacctcaaccatccaaattagttcattcgttcaagagaaaccgttgtcgaaagaattaaaaaaaaaaatattttaattttttctgaaatatctcaaaaacgactcgataaatcgaattcaaaatttgattagctttagaacttgataaaacgcgtcgattgccacctcaaccgtctcaaacggtttattcgtttgagagatattgttggagaaaaaatggtgaaaaacgttttttttcgaaaataacagcatacaaacgtattttcgagctcgaaaatgtattcacaataatgttttcgaggttcttgagctcgaaaacagcgggaagttttgggactGGCCCGCaaggtcaactgacagaccgatttttttttattgttacttgatttttaaaatatttttcgcggCAAAAATGCAAATGGTGATttggtaaattattattattgaaaacggTGAGATTTATGGGTAAGTTTATTTTACGCgagtaaagaaatttaatggattaaaaatagtaaaggATAAATGAAAgtgttatttaaaatgaagtggatattgatttgttttaacaatataattgTAGGAAGTGTAAAAGAAGTTTACTTTGATGTAACCGATCATGGATATCCGCGAGTcgttaaagagaaaaaaaaacgttggaaaattatttttttcggtaactattgtagaaaatttttttttttttgtgagaaAGCGATAATTgggttaattaataattaatattagcGGTGGTATGAAGTAGGATTCTGTTCTTAACCTGgggtgatttaaataaaattaaaatatttattaaattttgttttttatttttaaaaaaatgttgatgtCAGATTGTTacaattaccaatttttttttgtatatttaattcAGTTGAAAATACTTATAactaatttacaaaaaatatttttttatgaagggGAGGGCCGAGCAAAACGGGGTCAGTCgaaaaatgtcttttttttcatgataaaaaccattaaaatttttttttttgtatcaaataattatgtaaaatataatttttcttcatgtcaATTACTCACAacaaatgtaatttaattaaattcatttaaaactcagaattttttttttacctttttagaGGGTATCTCATTTTGCCCGcgaaaataatgttttttttttaacggtaactaaaatttttttctgtttactttgacaatcattaaaataaaaaagatttagcgtattttagtcctcgaaaattttaaatttccttaagtacctcGTTTTGCTCGGCTTTCTCCGATATTATAGTTAcaatgttttatataaattaagttttaaaGCGTTgacatataaattcaaaatttaaaaaaagtttaaaaaaaagttttttgataacttatttttaatttcttcaatTCGTATTCTTGGTTACGTGATGAGATGATGAATCGGGGTATTAATGATATTCCATTCGGAAAAATCGGTATACACTTCGGAACATTCGATATTCGATTCGGGAAATTCGATGATATCACTGAAATGAAATAGGTTTTGGTGTTAAAGCTTTATATGGTTTATCTTAatgaaatgatttttataaaaaaattttttatgttaataatgATTGAAATGAGTCgtatgaattaaaattgaaaacgTTGATGTATGAAACCacgattaaaaaatctttgaaaCAGAAATTGAAGATATTTTTGAATGTCCTAATCCTTGACCACGTTTTttacatttgaaattgacaaaATACCCATTTTCCGGACCATCcaccaaaattatttttttttattacgacgACGTGATTATTTTCGATAATAATTACAgaactatttaattatttcagtgtaaatgttaattactattgattcaaatatagtaaattatcaaaaaaaattttgttttctaatcatagaaaaatgaaatagttattaatttaataaattaaaaaaatttttccgagtactgcagtaaaattttaattgaacgtttttacaTATCGTCGTTacttgttttcaaaaaaatgaaatagatcaaaattttcaattttaaatactttgaatacttaatattcaattgaatatttagcattgatatgaaaatatgtttatattatatagttaataatcaaatacgaacaaattttaatcgaaaatacCTTTTTTTGTCTGGTGTAACTAGCCAATCCTGGCAATGCCTCTTGTCAGCTCCGTAACTTAACAGCAATCTAGTCATCTTAATGTCTTTGTTATCAACAGCCAGATTGATTGGTCGATCTTCCTCTTTATTTTTCCTGTTAACCTCGGCTCCTCTTTTTAATAAGAACTTGACTGCCTTGCGGTTCTTGTTCTCCACAGCAAAATGCAACACAGTCCACCCCACATACTTGTTTTTATCGTTGTATTCCACATAATCATCTATTGCACAGGCCCCaaaagtcatatatatttcttcAGCTAAGTCAAACTTTTTGTTTACCAGAGCCAAATACATAAGTCTTGCAGGGTTTATTGCAATTGGCGGAATGTCGGGTACTTGGCCCATGAAAATTTGATGGACTTTTGTCAAATCTTTTGTCTCTACTGCCTCTAAGAGATATACGTCAAGACGGTCTTGAAATGCTCCTCttattgatgataataatgCCATGACagttgttatttaaataatgctAACGTTACTTCACTGAACTGTCGACTATTGCACTTGACAATTTTTCACAAACTGATTTGTAACAGAAATTCCGGGTTTGAATATGCTCCGGAACTATGGGTCTTTTACTCCTACTCCAAAATTTTAACCAATAAGATGCATACAACAGTCATTACTGGAATTACAAATTTACTGACGAACGTGCTGTAATTATATTCTCATAGAGCTTAGGCGTCACATTATACCTGAACTTGTCTGTTAAATGTGTCTGCATATAATTGttgatatttttgtaattacagTAGTCTTTATGGATTCATTTAAGTTATGACTAGACATTTAATCATGTGTTAATGAGAAAATGTTcagtaatttgtttttttctggCAAAAATTATATCTCGATATCTTGAGGCTCGGGGTCAAAGTTATAGTTTTTGGATTTCTCAATTTCTCAATGTTATGCTTTTGattatcttatatttttttttacatttcttTTGATGCT
The Microplitis mediator isolate UGA2020A chromosome 6, iyMicMedi2.1, whole genome shotgun sequence genome window above contains:
- the LOC130669502 gene encoding putative ankyrin repeat protein RF_0580; the protein is MALLSSIRGAFQDRLDVYLLEAVETKDLTKVHQIFMGQVPDIPPIAINPARLMYLALVNKKFDLAEEIYMTFGACAIDDYVEYNDKNKYVGWTVLHFAVENKNRKAVKFLLKRGAEVNRKNKEEDRPINLAVDNKDIKMTRLLLSYGADKRHCQDWLVTPDKKSDIIEFPESNIECSEVYTDFSEWNIINTPIHHLIT